A part of Methanomassiliicoccales archaeon genomic DNA contains:
- a CDS encoding ABC transporter ATP-binding protein → MLSVENLHFKYRERPVLDGVDLEIKKGEIIGILGPNGCGKTTLLKLLNKDLHPDKGKVMLEGSDLEKLTKKQIARKIAVVPQSNDIRFAFTVKDIVMMGRMPFLERFQVESIEDERIVEDAMRKTNISDLSERYVNTMSGGERQRVIIARALAQRPEIVLLDEPTLHLDVCHMFDTLDLMRDLSRNEGLTVVIVSHDLPMVVKYCDRIVLIHDHKVFAVGAPEQVLTRENMQKVFNIDAVMEYDQTLKANIVKIFGSYSNRK, encoded by the coding sequence ATGCTGAGCGTGGAGAACCTTCATTTCAAATATCGAGAGAGGCCCGTGCTGGATGGGGTTGACCTCGAGATAAAAAAAGGTGAGATAATAGGTATCCTTGGTCCCAATGGATGTGGAAAGACCACTTTATTGAAGCTCCTGAACAAGGACCTGCACCCAGATAAGGGGAAGGTGATGCTCGAAGGCTCTGATCTTGAAAAACTCACAAAAAAACAGATAGCCCGGAAGATAGCGGTCGTTCCGCAGAGCAACGATATCCGTTTCGCCTTCACCGTCAAGGATATAGTAATGATGGGAAGGATGCCTTTTCTTGAAAGATTCCAGGTCGAATCCATTGAGGACGAGAGGATCGTAGAGGATGCGATGAGGAAGACCAACATCTCAGACCTCTCGGAAAGATATGTCAACACTATGAGCGGCGGTGAAAGGCAGAGGGTCATCATCGCCAGGGCTCTCGCACAAAGACCTGAGATAGTCCTTCTGGATGAGCCGACCCTACATCTGGACGTTTGTCACATGTTCGATACCCTCGACCTTATGAGAGACCTGTCGAGGAATGAGGGGCTCACGGTCGTGATCGTCTCTCATGACCTCCCTATGGTGGTCAAATACTGCGACAGGATCGTTCTGATCCATGATCATAAGGTCTTTGCGGTCGGTGCTCCGGAACAGGTCCTGACAAGAGAGAACATGCAGAAGGTATTCAACATCGACGCGGTGATGGAGTATGACCAAACCTTGAAGGCCAACATCGTCAAGATATTCGGCTCGTATTCCAATAGGAAATGA
- a CDS encoding iron chelate uptake ABC transporter family permease subunit yields the protein MKGSRKRRVRVLTVYIALFALLFVFMVLDLTQAFIPLSFSEAFWALFGVGSDTNIIIVQKMNLPRVVMTCLVGAALGIAGAVMQALFRNPMASPYILGLSSGASLGAAIGLTFTVSWLPSLLMIPMLAFITCMGTLFLVYSISRVGGKVPTETLLLAGIAVGSFLSALVSLLTYLAGEQLQGIVYWTMGNLTNATWDNILIVAPLIAAGCILMIASSRDLNAMMLGGNHALDLGVEVPKVRLQLLVASALVTAAAVAFVGVIGFVGLVVPHILRILMGPDNRALLPASLIGGASFLMMCDYISRVIAPGIGILPVGIVTALIGAPYFIYLLRRRRHEVGWD from the coding sequence ATGAAAGGATCCAGGAAAAGGCGGGTGAGGGTTCTAACTGTTTATATCGCCTTATTCGCATTGCTGTTCGTATTCATGGTCCTGGACCTTACCCAGGCATTTATACCCTTGTCGTTCTCCGAGGCCTTCTGGGCGTTGTTCGGGGTGGGCTCCGATACAAATATCATCATAGTCCAGAAGATGAACCTTCCAAGGGTCGTCATGACATGTCTGGTCGGGGCCGCCCTAGGGATCGCGGGCGCTGTGATGCAGGCGCTGTTCAGGAACCCGATGGCCTCTCCATACATACTAGGATTGTCATCAGGTGCGTCCTTGGGGGCCGCGATCGGTCTCACATTCACGGTCTCTTGGCTGCCATCATTGCTTATGATCCCGATGCTGGCGTTCATTACCTGTATGGGAACGCTGTTCCTTGTCTACTCGATATCAAGGGTGGGTGGAAAGGTGCCTACCGAGACCCTGCTTCTTGCCGGGATAGCGGTTGGATCGTTCCTTTCGGCATTGGTCTCACTTCTCACCTACCTCGCAGGCGAGCAGTTGCAGGGTATAGTGTATTGGACCATGGGCAATCTGACCAATGCAACCTGGGACAATATTCTGATAGTTGCGCCTCTGATAGCTGCTGGCTGCATCCTGATGATCGCCAGTTCCAGGGACCTTAACGCTATGATGCTGGGTGGGAACCACGCTCTCGACCTAGGGGTCGAGGTGCCGAAGGTCAGGCTTCAATTATTGGTCGCATCTGCCCTGGTCACCGCGGCGGCCGTTGCTTTCGTGGGCGTCATAGGTTTCGTGGGCCTTGTAGTGCCCCACATACTAAGGATATTGATGGGGCCAGACAACCGAGCACTGCTTCCGGCCTCGCTCATCGGGGGGGCATCGTTCCTGATGATGTGCGATTACATCTCCAGGGTCATCGCCCCAGGAATAGGGATACTCCCTGTCGGGATAGTGACCGCTCTCATCGGTGCGCCATACTTCATATATCTGTTGCGAAGACGCAGGCATGAGGTGGGGTGGGACTGA
- a CDS encoding ABC transporter substrate-binding protein: MTPKKILAICAILALLTGTIPITAAEESHDIVIKDSRGVTIVLPGPATHVAAFGAFATKTLVDIGKLDKAVIFDATSAYEKSGIMEVKNVSSEKFITVSNSNKDAVIQNMLKLVDDGEWNKTTDVIFGYGYGYLSQLWTELEGYGFKVMTFYPTSYDGVVQVVKDIETVVGAEHDVSDQMAYVKTYIAETLEENGINETSEKVRALYASYSSNILKLGNGGSITVDFINAAGGFNVANDTSKAVPTYSADFTAILQLEPEFVLLDGYYTGTADEFKSLIGDDDIVVYKLNKTWNSYCPDAMTGLWAIANLFYPEYFTGEIPVQADNTESDDMVLYVGVGIGVAIVAVATLFVLRKR, translated from the coding sequence ATGACACCTAAGAAGATACTAGCGATTTGTGCAATATTGGCCCTTTTGACAGGGACGATACCGATAACTGCGGCGGAAGAGAGCCACGACATCGTCATAAAAGACTCGCGCGGCGTGACCATCGTGCTACCAGGTCCAGCTACCCATGTGGCCGCTTTCGGGGCCTTTGCGACCAAAACCCTGGTCGATATCGGGAAGCTCGATAAGGCTGTCATCTTCGATGCGACCTCTGCCTATGAGAAGAGCGGGATAATGGAGGTCAAGAACGTATCATCTGAAAAGTTCATCACGGTCAGTAACAGCAACAAGGACGCTGTCATCCAAAATATGCTCAAACTTGTGGACGATGGGGAATGGAACAAGACGACGGATGTGATATTCGGATATGGTTACGGTTATCTTAGCCAGCTCTGGACAGAACTTGAAGGGTATGGCTTTAAAGTGATGACCTTCTATCCGACGTCCTATGACGGGGTCGTCCAGGTCGTGAAGGACATAGAGACCGTGGTCGGTGCTGAGCATGATGTATCGGACCAAATGGCCTATGTCAAGACCTACATTGCCGAGACCCTTGAGGAGAATGGTATAAACGAAACATCGGAGAAAGTGAGGGCACTGTATGCCAGCTATAGCTCGAACATTCTAAAGCTTGGTAATGGTGGGTCGATAACTGTCGATTTCATCAACGCCGCCGGGGGATTCAACGTTGCCAATGACACCTCCAAGGCCGTCCCTACCTATTCGGCCGATTTCACGGCGATCCTGCAGCTCGAGCCTGAGTTTGTCCTCCTAGATGGATATTATACAGGCACGGCTGATGAGTTCAAGAGCCTTATAGGCGATGATGATATCGTCGTCTATAAGCTGAACAAGACCTGGAACTCATATTGCCCAGATGCGATGACCGGTCTGTGGGCCATTGCCAATCTGTTCTATCCAGAATATTTCACAGGTGAGATACCTGTGCAGGCGGATAACACGGAGAGTGACGATATGGTCCTGTATGTAGGGGTCGGTATAGGAGTGGCCATAGTGGCCGTCGCAACTTTGTTCGTATTAAGAAAGAGGTGA
- a CDS encoding HD domain-containing protein yields MRMNRSESLSLVREHVKKEGNVKHMVGVGAVMHHLAERLGEDPELWEVVGILHDIDFEICKGADDHTLKAKEILEGRVDDGIIETIMAHNHEHTNIMVDTKIKKALIASDAVSGLIVACALVMPSKKLADVRPESLIKKFNSKDFAKGVSRERIMMCNELEVPLEDFLKIALEGMRSRSEELGL; encoded by the coding sequence ATGAGGATGAACAGGAGCGAATCATTATCGTTGGTCAGGGAACACGTGAAAAAGGAGGGCAACGTCAAGCACATGGTAGGTGTGGGGGCGGTCATGCACCATCTCGCTGAGAGATTGGGCGAAGACCCCGAGCTATGGGAGGTCGTTGGGATATTGCACGATATAGACTTTGAGATCTGTAAGGGAGCAGACGATCATACCCTGAAGGCCAAGGAGATTTTGGAGGGCAGGGTCGATGACGGCATCATCGAGACCATTATGGCGCACAACCATGAACATACAAATATCATGGTCGATACCAAGATAAAGAAGGCGCTGATCGCCAGCGACGCCGTCTCTGGACTTATCGTAGCATGCGCCCTGGTCATGCCCAGTAAAAAATTGGCGGACGTGAGGCCCGAGTCCCTGATCAAGAAATTTAATTCAAAGGATTTTGCCAAAGGGGTCTCGAGGGAGAGGATCATGATGTGCAACGAACTAGAGGTCCCATTGGAGGATTTCTTAAAGATCGCTTTGGAGGGGATGAGGTCCCGGTCTGAGGAGCTTGGTCTCTAA
- a CDS encoding acetoin utilization protein AcuC — MSGRTAFFYSDTMLKYYFGPEHPFQPIRYRRIFDTLTEIGAFGPNLVHLDPPMGTRESLRLVHTDEYINRIEEVCQRGTGYLDGGDTPITETLFEGALAVTGATVACVEAVESGEFQHAMNPAGGMHHAMPERASGFCVFNDTAIAARTAQKKYGTKRIAIIDIDAHHGDGTQEIFYNEAVLKISFHRFGQYFYPRTGGREDIGKGKGRGYNINVPLPGGTQDDVYLRAYDKVVKAALDAYRPELIIHQFGTDAHFGDCLVDLGLTTKAYERIAEMTHDLAHKHSDGNYVVTGGGGYNIEAVRRTWAIVACTVSGAYPYDPEALHHLQDSQINQRSNYHREEVEEVVDYILREVIPLIK; from the coding sequence ATGTCTGGTAGGACCGCGTTCTTCTACTCGGATACGATGCTCAAGTATTACTTCGGACCCGAACATCCGTTCCAGCCGATAAGATACCGGCGCATCTTCGATACCCTGACCGAGATCGGGGCCTTTGGTCCTAACCTGGTCCATCTAGACCCACCGATGGGCACCAGGGAATCGTTGAGGCTCGTTCATACTGACGAATACATCAATAGGATCGAAGAGGTCTGTCAAAGAGGGACTGGTTACCTAGATGGAGGAGATACGCCAATAACCGAGACACTTTTTGAGGGGGCCCTTGCTGTTACAGGCGCGACCGTTGCCTGCGTAGAGGCGGTCGAGAGCGGGGAGTTCCAACACGCCATGAATCCAGCCGGGGGCATGCACCATGCAATGCCCGAAAGGGCCTCGGGCTTCTGCGTGTTCAATGATACGGCGATAGCTGCCAGGACAGCTCAAAAGAAATATGGGACCAAACGGATCGCGATCATCGACATCGATGCCCATCACGGTGACGGTACCCAGGAGATATTTTACAATGAGGCCGTGCTCAAGATATCTTTCCACAGGTTTGGACAATATTTCTATCCCAGGACCGGTGGGAGGGAGGACATCGGAAAGGGGAAAGGGAGGGGATATAACATAAACGTCCCTTTGCCCGGAGGAACACAGGACGACGTCTATCTTCGTGCATATGACAAGGTCGTCAAGGCCGCGCTGGACGCCTATAGACCTGAACTGATAATACACCAGTTCGGCACGGACGCCCATTTCGGTGACTGCTTGGTCGACCTGGGCCTTACCACAAAGGCCTATGAGAGGATCGCGGAGATGACCCACGACCTCGCCCACAAGCATAGTGATGGCAACTATGTCGTGACGGGAGGAGGGGGCTACAACATCGAGGCGGTGAGGAGGACCTGGGCCATCGTGGCTTGCACGGTATCGGGCGCCTATCCGTATGACCCAGAGGCCCTACATCATCTACAGGACTCTCAGATAAACCAGAGGTCCAATTATCATAGGGAAGAGGTAGAAGAGGTCGTCGATTATATCCTGAGGGAGGTCATCCCCCTTATCAAATGA
- a CDS encoding MarR family transcriptional regulator, producing the protein MVVVLGTLGFRPETLIPTIRSTKSLDKVVVFHSDHERSRGAATEVCALCEAMSVKFVDREIPNAYDFIMVARAIQDEILEIRGAGDNIWVFNIAGGTRIMSASALLVCTLEGLNAVYVHDNTMEEIPLPMLQIRYSDMLTDVQKKLLDHLLANKDRELTQADLSKELRMHKATINHHIKNLLEKGAVRLETKKDDSREKVIRADESMELLLRR; encoded by the coding sequence ATGGTAGTCGTTTTGGGAACGCTAGGATTCCGACCAGAGACGCTAATACCGACGATAAGGTCCACGAAAAGCCTGGATAAAGTGGTGGTTTTCCATAGTGATCATGAGAGGTCAAGGGGTGCTGCGACCGAGGTCTGTGCGTTATGTGAGGCCATGAGCGTGAAGTTCGTGGACAGGGAGATCCCGAACGCATATGATTTCATTATGGTCGCAAGGGCCATTCAAGATGAGATCTTAGAGATCAGAGGGGCCGGGGACAACATATGGGTCTTCAATATCGCTGGCGGGACGAGGATAATGAGCGCCTCTGCATTGCTCGTCTGTACGCTGGAAGGTCTGAATGCCGTCTATGTCCATGATAATACTATGGAAGAAATTCCTCTTCCGATGCTCCAGATAAGATACTCTGACATGCTGACCGATGTGCAGAAGAAGCTTCTCGATCATTTGCTGGCGAACAAGGACCGGGAATTGACACAAGCGGATCTGTCAAAGGAGCTCAGGATGCACAAGGCGACGATAAACCATCACATTAAGAATTTATTGGAAAAGGGAGCTGTGCGCCTGGAAACAAAAAAAGATGACAGTAGGGAAAAAGTGATCAGAGCTGATGAATCGATGGAGCTCCTGTTGAGGCGATGA
- a CDS encoding CBS domain-containing protein, translating into MVERKPKVEDYMVRDVQYIPCNYTVKQAIERLISTEFHGMPVCDDGILVGFITSKELLRAANRPDDLVFDIMRKGTYTVTPEMDLDDAARILFRYGLRNVPVIDPEGRLIGIISNLDIVRSHIERATPNKVAMIKNFLEAKHGITITVRRRVIPVEALRPTQHEVYADELLGRKEEIKRGLVEPLIVIDKGKYFVLVDGHHRALASKQMGVRQFSAFVLELSKDIDLGMEKVADELGLRTLDDVRIIEGSHHPLVEITTRLLKDEKKKIEDRVNGH; encoded by the coding sequence ATGGTCGAGAGGAAACCAAAGGTCGAGGACTATATGGTGAGGGACGTTCAGTATATCCCCTGCAACTACACAGTGAAACAGGCGATCGAGCGGTTGATCTCGACCGAGTTCCATGGGATGCCAGTATGTGATGATGGGATCCTTGTTGGCTTCATCACGTCCAAAGAGCTCCTCAGGGCAGCAAACAGACCTGATGACCTGGTGTTCGACATCATGAGGAAGGGAACGTACACGGTAACTCCGGAGATGGACCTTGATGATGCGGCCAGGATATTGTTCAGATACGGACTGAGGAATGTACCAGTCATTGATCCGGAAGGGCGCCTGATCGGTATAATTTCAAATCTGGATATCGTAAGGTCGCATATCGAAAGAGCGACACCGAACAAAGTGGCGATGATCAAGAACTTCCTAGAGGCAAAGCATGGCATAACCATTACGGTCAGACGGAGGGTGATACCAGTCGAGGCCTTGAGGCCCACCCAGCATGAAGTATATGCCGACGAGCTCCTGGGTAGGAAGGAGGAGATCAAACGGGGACTGGTGGAGCCTTTGATAGTCATAGATAAAGGCAAATATTTTGTTCTTGTAGACGGTCATCATCGAGCATTGGCATCGAAGCAGATGGGCGTGCGTCAATTTTCCGCCTTCGTACTTGAATTGAGCAAGGACATCGACCTTGGGATGGAGAAGGTCGCGGATGAGCTTGGACTGAGGACCTTGGACGATGTCAGGATCATCGAGGGTTCTCATCACCCTCTGGTTGAAATAACTACAAGGCTGTTGAAGGATGAAAAGAAAAAGATAGAGGACAGGGTCAACGGTCATTGA
- the ppsA gene encoding phosphoenolpyruvate synthase produces MNRIVEISELSKDDIPIAGGKGANLGELVTAGFNVPPGFVLTTESYDYFLQTSGIEKKVHEIMDQVDVSSESSLQNASQAIRRLFEEVPIPDDLVSEIRTSYQKMWKGKKPGLVAVRSSATAEDLPTASFAGQQDTYLNVHSEDELIDKVKKCWSSLFTPRAISYRVSKGFEHSKVKLAVVVQKMVNSEVSGIMFTVDPNSEMPHIIIEAGYGLGEAIVGGKVTPDTYVVDKFHNKLISKKVSKQTWKYVRGKVGDTVKENIPEKLWNEQKLNDEQILDLARIGNEIEVHYDKPMDIEWCYEDGEFFIVQARPVTTLKGNGGKAPKQKDEAELKKGLKIIAKGLAASPGKASGAVKIVSDEMNLEVVKNGDVMVTVMTSPDMVPAMTRASAIITDEGGMTCHAAIVARELGIPCIVGTGDITHKVKDGTIVTVDGSTGVVFEGAEEKPVEEKKEKVVVPVGRAVPVTGTKIYVNIGVPHKAAEYAKLPVSGVGLMRIEFLFTSYIQEHPCALIEKGRQQELVDKLADGIAMVAKEFYPRPVILRTSDFKTNEYRDMKGGEKYEPKEQNPMIGWRGCSRYVSDSYKEAFKQELKAIKKVREEMGLKNVHIMLPFVRTIEELKKITAIMSDVGLERNRDFKLYLMAEIPCNIFMAEEFSDWCDGFSIGSNDLTQLTMGADRDSEVLGKMGYFDERNEAIKRAIKILIDAAHKKGRTVGICGQAPSVYPEFSEFLVKAGIDTISLNPDSVIDTISIIASAEQRILLEGARKNL; encoded by the coding sequence ATGAACAGGATAGTTGAGATCTCTGAACTGAGCAAGGACGATATCCCGATCGCTGGTGGCAAGGGGGCCAACCTGGGCGAGCTTGTTACTGCCGGGTTCAATGTGCCTCCAGGATTTGTTCTGACAACAGAATCATATGATTATTTTCTGCAGACAAGCGGGATCGAGAAGAAGGTCCATGAGATAATGGACCAGGTGGATGTTAGCTCTGAGAGCTCCTTACAGAATGCATCGCAAGCAATACGGAGGCTCTTCGAGGAAGTGCCGATACCGGATGACCTGGTCTCGGAGATAAGGACAAGTTATCAAAAGATGTGGAAGGGGAAGAAGCCCGGACTTGTGGCGGTCAGGTCCAGTGCGACAGCTGAAGATTTGCCCACGGCCAGCTTCGCTGGTCAACAGGACACGTATCTCAATGTGCACTCTGAAGATGAGCTGATCGACAAGGTCAAGAAATGCTGGTCCTCGCTCTTCACCCCTCGCGCGATATCATATCGCGTGAGCAAGGGTTTCGAGCATTCGAAGGTAAAGTTGGCCGTAGTGGTCCAAAAGATGGTTAACTCTGAGGTCTCTGGCATAATGTTCACGGTCGACCCTAACTCAGAGATGCCACACATCATCATAGAAGCGGGATATGGACTTGGGGAGGCCATTGTCGGGGGAAAGGTAACACCAGACACCTACGTGGTCGATAAGTTCCATAATAAGCTGATCAGTAAGAAGGTGTCCAAGCAGACCTGGAAATATGTGAGGGGGAAGGTCGGGGATACTGTCAAAGAGAACATTCCAGAGAAGCTTTGGAACGAGCAAAAGCTCAACGACGAGCAAATCCTGGACCTTGCCAGGATCGGGAATGAGATCGAGGTTCATTACGATAAGCCAATGGACATAGAATGGTGTTATGAGGATGGGGAGTTTTTCATCGTCCAGGCCAGGCCTGTCACGACATTGAAGGGGAACGGGGGGAAAGCCCCCAAACAAAAAGATGAGGCCGAGCTGAAAAAAGGGCTCAAGATAATTGCCAAGGGTCTTGCAGCAAGTCCAGGCAAGGCCAGTGGAGCTGTGAAGATAGTCTCGGACGAGATGAACCTTGAGGTTGTCAAGAACGGTGATGTCATGGTCACCGTCATGACATCACCGGACATGGTCCCAGCGATGACAAGGGCTTCGGCCATCATCACGGACGAGGGTGGGATGACATGCCATGCAGCAATTGTCGCGAGGGAGCTGGGCATCCCTTGCATCGTCGGTACGGGCGATATTACGCACAAGGTGAAGGATGGCACTATCGTCACCGTCGATGGAAGCACAGGGGTCGTCTTTGAGGGCGCTGAGGAAAAACCTGTGGAGGAGAAAAAGGAAAAGGTCGTGGTCCCGGTGGGAAGGGCCGTGCCAGTGACCGGAACGAAGATCTATGTCAATATAGGAGTACCACACAAGGCGGCAGAGTATGCCAAGCTCCCTGTGTCTGGGGTCGGCCTCATGCGCATAGAGTTCTTGTTCACATCATATATCCAAGAGCATCCATGTGCCCTTATTGAAAAAGGGAGGCAGCAAGAGCTTGTCGATAAGCTCGCCGACGGGATCGCGATGGTGGCAAAGGAGTTCTATCCAAGGCCCGTGATCCTTCGGACCTCGGATTTCAAAACAAATGAATACAGGGACATGAAGGGCGGCGAGAAGTATGAGCCGAAAGAGCAGAACCCAATGATCGGCTGGAGAGGTTGCTCGAGGTATGTGTCTGATTCCTACAAAGAGGCTTTCAAACAGGAGCTGAAAGCGATAAAGAAGGTCCGGGAGGAGATGGGTCTCAAGAACGTCCACATCATGCTTCCATTCGTTAGGACGATCGAAGAGCTGAAGAAGATAACGGCCATTATGTCGGATGTCGGACTGGAGCGCAACCGCGATTTCAAATTATATCTGATGGCGGAGATCCCATGCAATATATTCATGGCCGAGGAGTTCTCTGATTGGTGCGACGGTTTCAGCATCGGAAGTAACGATCTGACGCAGTTGACGATGGGGGCGGACCGGGACTCCGAGGTGCTCGGCAAGATGGGCTACTTCGATGAGAGGAACGAGGCGATCAAAAGGGCCATCAAGATCCTGATAGACGCCGCGCATAAGAAGGGGAGGACGGTCGGAATATGCGGCCAGGCACCTTCTGTATACCCTGAGTTCTCCGAGTTCCTAGTTAAGGCAGGGATCGACACGATAAGCCTCAACCCCGACTCGGTGATCGATACGATCTCCATCATCGCATCAGCAGAACAGCGTATATTGCTCGAGGGTGCCAGGAAGAACCTTTAA
- a CDS encoding 2-oxoacid:acceptor oxidoreductase family protein translates to MTFFWLDIRWIPLTTIEIRWHGRGGQGVVTANELLAGAALKEGKYIKAFPEFGPERMGAPIRAFTRLSDTPIQVHSQVYYPDMVVVIDPTLLKQTSIMEGLKEEGMLVANFADGKDKLSKIVGKEKNVHAVNATAIAMEEIGRPTTNTAMLGAVVKVLNYVRLESVLEELEAKFSGKFSKEVVAKNIKAVRRAYEEVD, encoded by the coding sequence ATGACCTTTTTCTGGTTGGATATACGGTGGATTCCTTTGACCACGATAGAAATACGTTGGCATGGAAGAGGCGGCCAGGGCGTTGTTACTGCGAACGAGCTCTTGGCTGGTGCCGCGCTCAAGGAAGGTAAATACATCAAGGCCTTCCCTGAGTTCGGTCCTGAGCGCATGGGCGCCCCCATCAGGGCGTTCACAAGATTATCGGACACCCCGATCCAGGTCCATAGTCAGGTCTATTATCCCGATATGGTCGTCGTGATCGATCCCACGCTCTTGAAGCAAACAAGCATAATGGAGGGGTTGAAGGAAGAAGGGATGCTTGTGGCGAATTTCGCAGATGGGAAGGATAAACTGTCGAAGATTGTTGGAAAAGAAAAGAACGTTCATGCCGTCAATGCAACGGCGATCGCAATGGAAGAGATCGGAAGGCCGACCACAAACACGGCCATGCTAGGGGCCGTCGTAAAGGTCCTAAACTATGTGCGCCTTGAATCTGTCCTAGAGGAGCTGGAGGCCAAGTTCTCGGGCAAGTTCTCAAAAGAGGTGGTGGCGAAGAACATCAAGGCGGTTCGGCGAGCCTATGAGGAGGTGGACTGA
- a CDS encoding 4Fe-4S binding protein, protein MSEKRSKELPPGAMIIEAGNARNYETGSWRSSRPIVDKEKCTDCLICWIYCPDNSIIVEGEKMKGFKLTHCKGCGICANQCPAKAITMKEEGA, encoded by the coding sequence ATGTCTGAGAAGAGGTCCAAGGAGCTCCCACCAGGGGCGATGATCATCGAGGCAGGTAACGCCAGGAATTATGAGACAGGCAGCTGGAGGTCTTCAAGGCCGATCGTTGACAAGGAGAAGTGTACGGATTGTCTGATCTGTTGGATCTATTGCCCTGACAACAGTATCATCGTCGAGGGTGAGAAGATGAAGGGGTTCAAGCTGACGCATTGCAAAGGATGCGGGATATGTGCTAACCAGTGCCCAGCTAAAGCAATAACGATGAAAGAGGAGGGAGCGTAA
- the porA gene encoding pyruvate ferredoxin oxidoreductase, translating to MAEQLVCNGDQAIAYSWKQVNPDVVAAYPITPQTIIVENFSEFVANGEVSTEYVCAESEHSAMSICIGSSAAGARVATATASAGLAFMWEVLWIASAMRLPIVMSVANRALSGPINIHCDHSDAMGARDAGWVQLFGENVQEAYDDSLMSFKIAENMKVRLPVMNCIDGFIITHALEKFLPMEDDEVKRYVGEFKPIRPLLDWKNPTTYGPFTGTDYYFEHKYQIVEAMREAKNVVKDTLQEFGRLTGRKYDMIEGYHLEDADYVVMAIGSTAGTLRYVVDQLRAEGKKVGSLKLRLFRPFPSAEVAKALEGKKAVAIMDRAISMGSTGPMFPEVCASLYNSKDRPRLCNYIYGLGGRDVRPQELAGVFDQLINGTCKEMNFMGVRI from the coding sequence ATGGCAGAGCAACTTGTATGCAACGGCGACCAGGCGATAGCGTATTCATGGAAACAGGTCAACCCTGACGTCGTGGCGGCCTATCCAATAACGCCCCAGACGATAATCGTCGAAAATTTTTCGGAGTTCGTCGCGAATGGCGAGGTCAGTACAGAATATGTCTGTGCTGAATCAGAACATAGTGCGATGTCGATATGCATCGGCTCTTCGGCAGCGGGGGCCAGGGTCGCCACTGCGACCGCCTCAGCAGGGCTTGCTTTCATGTGGGAGGTACTTTGGATAGCATCTGCTATGAGGTTGCCGATAGTGATGTCTGTTGCGAACAGGGCCCTCAGCGGTCCGATTAACATCCATTGCGACCATTCTGATGCCATGGGCGCTAGAGATGCAGGGTGGGTCCAGTTGTTCGGAGAAAATGTCCAAGAGGCCTATGATGACTCTTTGATGTCTTTCAAGATAGCAGAGAACATGAAGGTCAGGCTCCCCGTCATGAACTGCATCGATGGGTTCATTATAACACATGCGCTCGAGAAGTTCCTTCCGATGGAGGATGATGAGGTCAAGAGATATGTTGGAGAGTTCAAACCGATCAGGCCATTACTGGATTGGAAGAACCCGACCACATACGGACCGTTCACTGGTACGGACTATTACTTCGAGCACAAATATCAGATCGTCGAGGCCATGAGAGAGGCGAAAAACGTCGTAAAGGACACCTTACAGGAGTTCGGGCGCCTCACTGGTAGGAAGTATGACATGATAGAGGGTTATCATCTAGAGGATGCTGATTATGTGGTAATGGCGATAGGCTCCACAGCTGGGACCTTGAGGTATGTTGTCGACCAATTGCGGGCAGAAGGGAAAAAGGTCGGGTCTCTAAAATTACGTCTGTTCCGCCCGTTCCCATCGGCCGAGGTCGCCAAGGCTCTTGAGGGCAAGAAGGCGGTGGCTATCATGGACAGGGCGATCAGCATGGGCTCTACTGGACCGATGTTCCCGGAGGTCTGCGCGTCGCTCTACAACTCTAAGGACAGGCCTAGGCTTTGCAACTACATCTACGGCCTGGGAGGAAGGGATGTGAGGCCACAGGAGCTTGCTGGCGTCTTCGATCAGTTGATAAATGGCACGTGTAAGGAAATGAACTTCATGGGGGTGCGGATATGA